Proteins encoded within one genomic window of Flavobacterium gilvum:
- a CDS encoding HIT family protein, translated as MSTIFKKIIDGEIPCYKVAEDENFLAFLDINPNAKGHTLCIPKKEVDKFFDIDDELYLGLMAFSKKVAIALEKTVPCNRVGMAVIGLEVPHAHVHLIPLNEMGEMTFRHKVSLTKEEFESLAKSIQSNL; from the coding sequence ATGAGTACTATTTTCAAAAAAATAATTGACGGAGAAATTCCTTGCTACAAAGTGGCAGAGGATGAAAATTTCCTGGCTTTTCTGGATATAAATCCTAACGCAAAGGGACATACGCTTTGTATTCCGAAGAAAGAAGTTGACAAGTTTTTTGATATCGACGATGAGTTATATTTGGGATTAATGGCTTTTTCCAAAAAAGTTGCAATTGCCTTAGAAAAAACGGTTCCTTGCAATAGAGTAGGGATGGCGGTGATTGGACTCGAAGTGCCGCACGCACATGTTCACTTAATCCCGCTGAATGAAATGGGAGAAATGACGTTTAGACACAAAGTTAGTTTAACTAAAGAAGAATTTGAATCTTTGGCGAAAAGCATTCAATCGAATTTGTAA
- a CDS encoding Rieske (2Fe-2S) protein — translation MKKYLLLIITSLIFIGCSNNENSNKNPNLPNYNFSVDLNLNLPTYSPLKYASNAIYYSGVGVSGIIVFNTGSGYNAFDAACPNQEAGSCAAMTIKGVNALCSCDKKEYSLFSGQAPNTSYPLKQYRVQVVNETLIRVYN, via the coding sequence ATGAAAAAATACCTCCTTTTAATTATAACATCCCTTATTTTTATAGGATGCAGCAATAACGAAAATTCCAATAAAAATCCTAATCTGCCCAATTACAATTTCTCGGTAGACCTCAACCTCAATCTACCTACATACTCCCCCTTAAAATATGCCAGCAATGCCATTTATTATTCGGGAGTTGGAGTTAGTGGTATAATCGTATTCAACACTGGTAGTGGCTACAATGCTTTCGATGCCGCTTGTCCCAATCAGGAAGCCGGTAGCTGTGCCGCAATGACCATAAAAGGAGTGAATGCTCTTTGTTCCTGTGACAAAAAAGAATACAGTTTGTTTTCGGGCCAAGCTCCCAATACGTCTTATCCTTTAAAACAATATCGCGTTCAGGTAGTAAACGAAACGCTTATCCGAGTTTATAACTAA
- the arfB gene encoding alternative ribosome rescue aminoacyl-tRNA hydrolase ArfB produces the protein MEIQTILSEVKYKAVRSSGAGGQNVNKVSSKVVLTFGLLNSQGLSDEEKLLLENKIANRLTFDQILILSCDEDRSQLKNKAIVTKRFLDIIAAGLVIPKIRKATKVPKAAIKKRIKDKKNISEIKKSRKKPDLD, from the coding sequence GTGGAAATTCAAACTATCCTTTCTGAGGTAAAATATAAAGCAGTAAGAAGCAGTGGTGCTGGAGGTCAAAACGTGAATAAAGTTTCGTCTAAAGTGGTGCTGACTTTTGGCTTGCTTAATTCTCAAGGATTATCAGATGAGGAAAAACTTTTGTTGGAAAATAAAATTGCCAACAGATTAACTTTCGATCAAATTTTAATTTTGAGTTGCGATGAAGACCGAAGTCAGCTCAAAAATAAAGCAATTGTAACAAAGCGTTTTTTGGATATAATAGCTGCGGGTCTTGTAATTCCAAAAATTAGAAAAGCCACAAAAGTTCCAAAAGCAGCCATCAAAAAAAGAATCAAGGATAAAAAGAATATTTCTGAGATTAAAAAATCACGTAAAAAGCCAGACTTGGATTAA
- the greA gene encoding transcription elongation factor GreA, whose product MSAVSYYTAEGLKKLREELDQLKNIERPKASQAIAEARDKGDLSENAEYDAAKEAQGMLEMRIAKLEEIHANARLIDESNLDLSKVLVLSNVKIKNQNNGMEMKYTLVAESEADLKTGKISVTSPIGKGLLGKKVGEVAEITVPNGVLKFEILEISRE is encoded by the coding sequence ATGAGCGCAGTATCGTATTACACAGCAGAAGGATTAAAAAAATTAAGAGAAGAATTAGATCAATTAAAAAACATTGAAAGGCCAAAAGCTTCGCAAGCCATAGCAGAAGCTAGGGATAAAGGTGACTTGTCTGAAAATGCAGAATATGATGCTGCCAAAGAAGCTCAAGGAATGCTCGAAATGAGAATTGCTAAGCTGGAAGAAATACACGCCAATGCAAGATTGATTGATGAGTCTAATCTGGACTTGTCTAAGGTTTTGGTTTTATCAAATGTGAAAATCAAAAACCAAAATAATGGTATGGAAATGAAATACACTTTGGTCGCCGAAAGTGAAGCCGATTTGAAAACTGGTAAAATATCGGTTACATCTCCTATCGGTAAAGGTTTGTTGGGTAAAAAAGTAGGCGAAGTTGCCGAAATTACTGTACCTAACGGTGTTTTGAAATTTGAAATTTTGGAAATTTCAAGAGAGTAA
- a CDS encoding DUF4301 family protein, whose translation MEENLEQLPKSGAKPIIKIAIFGPESTGKTTLATQLAEYYKTVWVPEFARDYLQEKLDSGRGICDIDDMLPIAYGQTKLENESALIANKYLFCDTNLLVTKVFSELYYNFCDSLLDKAARAHQYDLFFLTNIDVPWEDDGLRDSPEGRETVFEVFKQSLIDNKKPFITISGDKETRLKRAVAIIEDLTTALQIGFTSFDFLQIHERGISLENIKRQLEIFEKGIQKCVLVDPATVNNGILKLSDADFEEKVRFFDAEKSKLKLNKFVPASGAASRMFKFLMTFLNEFNFGNESINAYINRKKDLELALFIIGIDKFPFFETLGKKLKKIYPDFDTLERDYKYYYFIKTLLSPEYFDFANKPKGILPFHKYETHIAAPIQEHLQECVHYASSDNQSHLHLTVSENHQKLFEKIIETIKGEIETESNSTITVSYSYQKKETDTIAVDLNNKPFRDEKGMLVFRPGGHGALIGNLNTIDADVVFVKNIDNVSQNNIKEISFYKKALAGVLIELQYQIFGFLNALDKDEIASEKINEILVFLKKQLNIEMKDYFHKFKLENQVSELKEILNRPIRVCGMVKNEGEPGGGPFWVKGNEGRLTLQIVETSQVDLNNEMQLKILGNATHFNPVDLVCGLKNYKNEQFDLSEFVDHDSGFIVHKNSGGVEVKSYELPGLWNGAMANWLTVFVEVPLLTFSPVKTVNDLLKPEHQPL comes from the coding sequence ATGGAAGAAAATCTTGAACAGCTCCCAAAATCTGGAGCTAAGCCAATTATAAAAATTGCCATATTTGGTCCCGAATCTACAGGGAAAACCACATTGGCCACACAACTTGCCGAATATTACAAAACGGTTTGGGTTCCCGAGTTTGCGCGCGATTATCTACAGGAAAAGCTAGATAGTGGTCGTGGTATTTGCGATATTGATGATATGTTGCCGATTGCTTATGGACAAACCAAATTGGAAAATGAGAGTGCGCTAATTGCCAATAAATATCTTTTTTGTGATACCAATTTATTGGTTACCAAAGTGTTTTCGGAATTGTATTATAATTTTTGTGATTCGCTATTGGACAAAGCAGCCCGAGCTCATCAATATGATTTGTTTTTTCTGACAAATATTGATGTGCCATGGGAAGACGATGGTCTTAGGGACAGTCCTGAAGGAAGAGAAACTGTTTTTGAGGTATTCAAGCAGTCGTTGATTGATAATAAAAAACCTTTTATTACGATTTCTGGCGATAAAGAAACCCGTTTGAAAAGAGCTGTAGCAATTATTGAAGATTTGACAACGGCTTTGCAGATAGGGTTTACTTCTTTTGATTTTTTGCAAATTCATGAACGTGGTATTTCGCTGGAAAATATAAAAAGACAACTTGAGATTTTTGAAAAAGGGATTCAAAAATGTGTTTTGGTTGATCCAGCAACTGTAAATAACGGAATTTTAAAATTGTCTGATGCGGATTTTGAAGAAAAAGTTCGGTTTTTTGATGCGGAGAAATCAAAATTAAAACTGAATAAATTCGTTCCAGCTTCTGGGGCTGCATCAAGGATGTTTAAATTCCTGATGACTTTTTTGAATGAATTTAATTTCGGAAATGAAAGTATCAATGCCTATATTAATAGAAAAAAAGATCTTGAATTAGCTCTTTTTATTATCGGAATAGATAAATTTCCTTTTTTTGAAACGCTAGGTAAAAAATTAAAGAAGATTTATCCCGATTTTGATACATTGGAACGTGATTATAAATATTATTATTTTATAAAAACCCTTCTGTCTCCAGAATATTTTGATTTTGCCAATAAGCCAAAAGGAATCCTTCCTTTTCATAAGTATGAAACCCATATAGCAGCTCCTATTCAAGAGCATTTACAAGAGTGTGTTCATTATGCTTCTTCAGATAATCAATCCCATTTACATTTAACGGTTTCTGAAAATCATCAAAAGCTATTTGAAAAAATTATTGAGACTATAAAAGGGGAAATTGAGACGGAATCAAATTCAACTATTACTGTTAGTTATTCTTATCAAAAGAAAGAAACCGATACCATTGCGGTGGATCTTAACAATAAACCTTTTCGTGATGAAAAGGGAATGTTGGTTTTTAGACCCGGAGGCCACGGTGCTTTGATTGGAAATCTAAATACGATTGATGCCGATGTTGTTTTTGTTAAAAATATTGACAATGTAAGTCAAAATAACATTAAGGAGATTTCTTTTTACAAAAAAGCTTTAGCCGGTGTTTTGATTGAGTTACAATACCAGATTTTTGGATTTTTAAATGCATTGGATAAAGATGAAATCGCTTCGGAAAAAATAAATGAAATTTTAGTCTTTCTGAAAAAACAGTTGAATATTGAGATGAAGGACTATTTTCATAAATTCAAGTTGGAGAACCAAGTCAGTGAACTAAAAGAAATACTGAATAGACCTATCAGGGTTTGTGGAATGGTTAAAAATGAAGGAGAACCTGGTGGTGGACCATTTTGGGTAAAAGGAAACGAAGGAAGATTAACCTTGCAGATTGTGGAAACTTCACAAGTGGATTTGAATAATGAAATGCAATTGAAAATACTTGGGAATGCTACTCATTTCAACCCAGTAGATTTGGTTTGTGGATTGAAGAATTATAAAAACGAACAATTCGACCTGAGCGAATTTGTCGATCACGATAGCGGTTTTATAGTGCATAAAAATAGTGGTGGTGTAGAAGTGAAATCCTATGAATTACCTGGTTTGTGGAATGGGGCCATGGCGAATTGGTTGACAGTTTTTGTAGAGGTTCCTTTGCTTACTTTCAGTCCTGTAAAAACCGTAAATGACTTATTAAAGCCCGAACATCAACCTTTATAA
- a CDS encoding TonB-dependent receptor, producing the protein MKNSIYLKSSKCEIQSKKTKFSCLFSIFFSLFSFLTFAQVKQQDSTKVNQLDEVLVSAVRVTTKTPVSFSDLDKKDIETRNLGQDVPVLMNFLPSVVTTSDAGNGVGYTGIRVRGSDATRVNVTINGIPYNDAESQGTYFVDMPDFASSVQSLQLQRGVGTSTNGAAAFGASLNMLTDSYSDKASGEISSSAGSFNTFKNTVKFSTGLMNDHFEIAGRLSVLKSDGYVDRATSDLKSYFLQGTYVGKTTLIKALVFGGTEKTYQAWYGVDAATLESDRTFNAAGMFTDEFGNARFYDNQTDNYQQDHYQLHWNEKLSDKWSTNLAFHYTKGKGYYEEYQEDQDFAKYGLLPIAAAPTVNTTDLVRQKWLDNDFYGTTFSANYKVDNWDVILGGGWNKYEGDHFGKVIWARFASTSELGDHYYDDFSTKTDGNVFAKANYKIAEKWSLFGDLQLRNVTYKANSDETGLVDDNFNFFNPKAGVTYELNQTNSLYFSYAKAHREPNRTDYENGSPKPEKLDDYELGWRLKSEKYAFNVNGYFMKYKDQLVLTGELDDVGAPIRANSGDSYRLGLEVDGAVKFDKHWMISPNFTLSNNKNIDFVSTDESGNLVNLGQTHIAYSPNFVAGNILTFSPITLLKLSWLSKFVSEQYMNNIDDASGKLKDYFVNDFNASYEIKTASIFKSIMINLLVNNMFNVDYVSNGADYGGGFVYYYPQAGTNFLAGMTLKF; encoded by the coding sequence ATGAAAAATTCAATTTATTTAAAAAGTTCAAAGTGTGAAATTCAAAGTAAAAAGACGAAATTTTCTTGTCTTTTCTCTATTTTCTTTTCCCTGTTTTCTTTTCTCACTTTTGCGCAAGTAAAACAACAAGACTCAACAAAGGTAAATCAATTGGACGAAGTCTTGGTTTCGGCGGTCAGAGTTACTACAAAAACGCCTGTTTCTTTCAGTGATTTGGATAAAAAAGATATTGAAACCCGCAATTTAGGGCAAGATGTTCCTGTTTTGATGAATTTTCTTCCCTCTGTCGTGACTACTTCTGATGCTGGAAATGGTGTGGGTTATACTGGAATTCGGGTACGTGGAAGCGATGCAACTCGTGTGAATGTAACTATCAACGGAATCCCATACAATGATGCTGAAAGTCAGGGAACCTATTTTGTCGATATGCCAGATTTTGCATCTTCTGTTCAGAGTCTACAATTGCAACGTGGGGTAGGAACTTCTACAAATGGAGCTGCGGCTTTTGGGGCGAGTTTGAATATGCTGACCGATTCGTATTCGGATAAAGCTTCGGGCGAAATTTCGAGTTCAGCAGGAAGTTTCAATACGTTTAAAAATACGGTGAAATTCAGCACCGGTTTGATGAATGACCATTTTGAAATTGCGGGTCGTTTGTCTGTCTTGAAATCTGATGGTTATGTCGATAGAGCGACTTCGGATTTGAAATCGTATTTCCTGCAAGGAACTTATGTAGGGAAAACAACTTTGATCAAAGCATTGGTTTTTGGTGGAACCGAAAAAACCTACCAAGCTTGGTACGGCGTGGATGCGGCAACTTTGGAAAGTGACAGAACTTTCAACGCGGCAGGAATGTTTACGGATGAATTTGGTAACGCTCGTTTTTATGACAATCAAACCGATAATTACCAACAAGACCATTATCAATTGCACTGGAACGAAAAACTTTCGGACAAATGGAGCACAAACCTAGCTTTTCATTATACCAAAGGAAAAGGTTATTATGAAGAATATCAGGAAGACCAAGATTTTGCAAAATATGGTTTATTGCCAATTGCGGCTGCGCCAACAGTAAACACAACAGATTTGGTGCGTCAAAAATGGTTGGACAATGATTTTTACGGAACCACTTTTTCTGCCAATTATAAAGTAGATAACTGGGATGTTATTCTTGGCGGAGGATGGAACAAATACGAAGGCGATCACTTCGGGAAAGTAATTTGGGCAAGATTTGCTTCGACAAGTGAATTGGGAGATCATTATTATGATGATTTTTCGACAAAAACAGACGGTAATGTTTTTGCAAAAGCAAATTATAAAATCGCTGAAAAATGGAGCTTGTTTGGAGATTTGCAATTGCGAAATGTAACTTACAAAGCCAATTCAGATGAAACAGGTTTGGTCGATGATAATTTTAATTTCTTTAATCCAAAAGCTGGGGTTACTTACGAATTGAATCAAACTAATAGTTTGTATTTTTCGTATGCCAAAGCGCACCGCGAACCCAATAGAACTGATTATGAAAATGGTAGTCCGAAGCCTGAAAAGTTAGACGATTATGAATTGGGATGGCGTTTGAAAAGCGAAAAATATGCATTTAATGTCAATGGATATTTTATGAAATACAAAGATCAATTGGTTTTGACTGGAGAATTGGATGATGTTGGCGCGCCGATACGAGCTAATAGTGGTGATAGTTACCGATTGGGATTGGAAGTAGATGGTGCAGTGAAATTTGACAAACACTGGATGATTTCGCCAAATTTTACTTTGAGTAATAATAAAAATATCGATTTTGTTTCTACTGACGAAAGTGGAAATTTGGTTAATTTGGGACAAACCCATATTGCATATTCACCCAATTTTGTTGCTGGAAATATTTTGACTTTTTCACCAATAACACTGTTGAAATTGAGTTGGTTGTCTAAGTTTGTTAGCGAACAATACATGAATAATATTGATGATGCGAGTGGTAAATTGAAAGACTATTTTGTGAACGATTTTAATGCGAGTTATGAAATTAAGACGGCTTCTATTTTCAAATCGATTATGATTAATTTATTGGTGAATAATATGTTCAATGTAGATTATGTTTCGAATGGAGCTGATTACGGTGGAGGATTTGTTTATTATTATCCACAAGCGGGGACTAATTTTTTGGCCGGAATGACGCTTAAATTTTAA